In Methanobrevibacter sp. TMH8, a single genomic region encodes these proteins:
- a CDS encoding sugar porter family MFS transporter, with amino-acid sequence MKRKNPRRKNKNTKNTEIRIKIIIMSNYKHLYWIIFVATNGGLIFGLNISGISGAVNSIQSFFNLNDYTLGIVVSSLIIGCFIGASFTGFFIEKYGRKKVLIITSILFAVSSLGSVFAQDYLSLIFFRLIGGIGVGIISVLGPTYISEISPPKKRGMLVSCHQFAIVTGILLAYIFNYFFIDITNGWRYMLGVPFIFSIIFLILIITSLPESPRWLISKGRQSEAYDVLKESHGLEMAKIEIIDIKNSLSSKAKKITFKDMFKGKIRKIVFLGVTLAIFQQIVGINAIINYAPIIFEKTGVGGNLALLQSVILGAVNFLATIIALMFIDSKGRKSLLIWGAIGMTVTLTYVSYGFTFNVSNIGILIAILIYIAFFAASFAPGLGVITSEIFSNYFRGLAMSITSAVSWVFTFFILQFSPYILNQFGGTLLFGIFAFCSFLSLIFVKTSIPRNKRKIIRRNRERINKLKIFDSIKTLKLIKL; translated from the coding sequence ATAAAAAGAAAAAACCCAAGAAGAAAAAATAAGAATACTAAAAATACTGAAATAAGAATAAAAATAATAATTATGTCAAATTATAAACACCTATACTGGATAATTTTTGTTGCAACAAATGGAGGATTAATATTTGGTTTAAATATATCTGGAATTTCAGGAGCAGTTAATTCTATTCAAAGCTTTTTTAATCTAAATGATTACACACTAGGAATTGTTGTAAGTTCACTTATTATAGGATGTTTTATTGGTGCTTCATTTACTGGATTTTTTATTGAAAAATATGGGAGAAAAAAGGTTCTAATTATTACATCAATTTTATTTGCAGTATCATCATTAGGTAGTGTATTTGCCCAAGATTATTTATCATTAATATTTTTCCGTTTAATTGGAGGAATAGGTGTAGGAATTATTTCTGTATTAGGACCTACATATATTTCAGAGATTTCCCCTCCAAAAAAGAGAGGAATGCTTGTTTCATGCCATCAATTTGCTATTGTGACTGGAATCCTATTAGCTTATATTTTTAACTATTTTTTTATAGATATAACTAATGGTTGGAGATATATGTTAGGAGTTCCATTTATTTTTAGTATTATTTTCCTTATTCTCATAATAACTTCACTTCCTGAAAGTCCACGTTGGTTGATATCCAAAGGAAGACAATCAGAAGCATATGATGTTTTAAAAGAATCACATGGTTTGGAAATGGCTAAAATCGAGATTATAGACATTAAAAATTCTTTAAGTTCAAAAGCTAAAAAAATAACTTTTAAAGATATGTTTAAAGGAAAAATTAGAAAAATAGTCTTCTTAGGTGTGACATTAGCTATTTTCCAACAAATAGTTGGAATCAATGCAATAATAAATTATGCACCAATAATTTTTGAAAAAACCGGAGTAGGGGGCAATCTTGCACTATTACAGTCAGTTATCTTAGGAGCTGTGAATTTTTTAGCTACTATCATTGCCCTCATGTTTATTGATTCCAAAGGTAGAAAATCTTTGCTTATTTGGGGTGCAATAGGAATGACAGTAACACTAACTTATGTTAGCTATGGATTTACATTTAATGTCAGCAATATAGGAATTTTAATAGCTATTTTAATATATATTGCCTTTTTTGCAGCTTCATTTGCACCAGGCCTAGGAGTCATTACATCAGAAATATTTTCAAATTATTTTAGAGGATTAGCTATGTCTATTACTTCAGCTGTTAGCTGGGTATTCACATTTTTTATTTTACAATTTTCCCCATATATTTTGAATCAATTTGGAGGAACTTTATTATTTGGAATTTTCGCTTTTTGTAGCTTTTTATCATTAATTTTTGTTAAAACATCGATACCCAGAAACAAAAGGAAAATCATTAGAAGAAATAGAGAAAGAATTAACAAATTAAAGATTTTTGATAGTATAAAAACTTTGAAACTAATAAAACTATAA